Below is a window of Chryseobacterium arthrosphaerae DNA.
AACTACGTGTCATAAAAAAAGCCACTCCGAAAGAGCAGCTTTATACTATAATAATAAGAACCAGCAACTATACAAACAGCAACCGGCATAATTACTTACTTCCACTTAATATTACATCCCATACTTGGTCTCTGAATTTCCTCCTGCGGTTCCCCTGCCAAAAGATTTTCAAAAGCGATGATCAGGTCTTCTCCCGTTACATCTTTATTATTTCCCGGTCTTGAATCATCCATCTGCCCTCTGTAGATAAGATCCAGTTTATCATCAAAGAAATAAAAGTCCGGTGTACATGCTGCATCATATGCCTTTGCGATTGCCTGGCTTTCATCAAACAGGTAAGGAAAATCAAATCTCCTTTCGATCTGGAATTCAATCATTTTTTCAGGAGAATCAGCCGGATATTTTTCAATATCATTGGCATTGATCGCAATAAATTCAATCCCTTTATCATTATAATCTTCGTATAGCTCATTGATCTTATCGATCACATGAAGAACAAACGGACAGTGGTTGCACATGAAGATCACCAATGTTCCTTTTTCTCCTTTCAGCTCTTCCAAAGACTGAAGTTCATTCGTTTTTGACGGGTTAGGAAGCTCAAAAAACGGAGCCTTGGTTCCTAATGCCAGCATATTTGATGGAGTATTCATACCTTTTTTCTTTAGTTCACAAAGATAATTATTTCTTTTATTAATTGAAATGAGTTCTGCAAACAGGCATTTTATTTTTGTAGGATAAGGAAGATTTGAGTCCTCAAAAAATAGTTATAGTCAAATTCTATTAATGGTATTTTTTTGATCCAAACCAACTTCCAGCCCCATTCTTGCAGGTTCCTGCCTTTGAACAATTTTTCTTTAAATAGTTGCCTCGTCTGTAAAACTTACA
It encodes the following:
- a CDS encoding thioredoxin family protein → MNTPSNMLALGTKAPFFELPNPSKTNELQSLEELKGEKGTLVIFMCNHCPFVLHVIDKINELYEDYNDKGIEFIAINANDIEKYPADSPEKMIEFQIERRFDFPYLFDESQAIAKAYDAACTPDFYFFDDKLDLIYRGQMDDSRPGNNKDVTGEDLIIAFENLLAGEPQEEIQRPSMGCNIKWK